The proteins below are encoded in one region of Limnochorda pilosa:
- a CDS encoding DEAD/DEAH box helicase, whose translation MEQPPSHEPEAAGHDFTSFDLKPPIRKAIKTLGFTRPTPIQAQVIQPLLEGRDLVGQAQTGSGKTAAYGIPLIQRLSHTGAVQALVIVPTRELAIQVTQAIQGLAQFTDLKLLAVYGGYDMTLQRAALRAGVDLAVSTPGRLMDHVWHGTIELDRVSAVVLDEADEMLSMGFIDDVEQILSWLPPGTQKMLFSATLPEQVRRLAQRFLNQPVSIRVADTEETVPDIAQAYSTIPAERRIHVLCDLLRDEAVQQALVFCRTKEGVDHLARQLQQRRIPAESIHSNLTQERRTAVMNRFRRGSVRVLVATDVASRGIDVRRVSHVINYDCPRSADEYVHRIGRTGRAGRSGSALTFVRPGEMRILKAIEKRVGRKLDLLPAGEPAEEKRARRDG comes from the coding sequence GTGGAGCAGCCGCCGTCCCACGAGCCGGAGGCTGCCGGTCACGACTTCACTTCCTTCGACCTCAAGCCGCCGATCCGCAAGGCCATCAAGACCCTCGGTTTCACGCGGCCGACGCCTATTCAGGCCCAGGTCATCCAGCCCCTGTTGGAGGGGCGGGACCTCGTCGGGCAGGCCCAGACGGGCAGCGGCAAGACGGCCGCGTACGGCATCCCGCTGATCCAGCGGCTCAGCCACACGGGGGCCGTTCAGGCCCTGGTGATCGTTCCCACCCGGGAGCTTGCCATCCAGGTGACCCAGGCGATCCAGGGTCTGGCCCAGTTCACGGATCTGAAGCTCCTGGCAGTGTACGGGGGCTACGACATGACCCTCCAGAGGGCCGCCCTGCGGGCCGGGGTGGACCTGGCGGTGAGCACGCCTGGGCGGCTGATGGACCATGTCTGGCATGGCACCATCGAGCTGGACCGGGTCAGCGCCGTGGTGCTGGACGAGGCCGACGAGATGCTCAGCATGGGCTTCATCGACGACGTCGAGCAGATCCTCTCGTGGCTTCCGCCCGGCACGCAGAAGATGCTCTTCTCGGCCACCCTGCCCGAGCAGGTGCGCCGGCTGGCCCAGCGCTTCCTGAACCAACCGGTCTCCATACGGGTGGCGGACACCGAGGAGACCGTCCCCGACATCGCCCAGGCGTACAGCACCATCCCCGCCGAGCGACGGATCCACGTGCTCTGCGACCTGCTGCGCGATGAGGCGGTCCAGCAGGCGCTGGTCTTCTGCCGCACCAAGGAGGGCGTCGACCACCTGGCGCGCCAGTTGCAGCAGCGGCGCATCCCTGCGGAGTCGATCCACAGCAACCTCACGCAGGAACGGCGAACGGCCGTGATGAACCGGTTCCGGCGGGGCAGCGTGCGGGTGCTGGTGGCCACCGACGTGGCCTCGCGGGGCATCGACGTCCGGCGGGTCTCCCACGTGATCAACTACGACTGCCCCCGCAGCGCGGACGAGTACGTCCACCGTATCGGGCGTACCGGACGGGCGGGCCGCAGCGGGTCGGCCCTCACCTTCGTGCGCCCCGGCGAGATGCGTATCCTGAAGGCCATCGAGAAGCGGGTGGGACGGAAGCTAGACCTCCTGCCAGCCGGGGAACCGGCGGAGGAGAAGCGGGCCCGGCGGGACGGGTAG
- a CDS encoding YdcF family protein: protein MDPESDVAPVESGRSQEPPAGTRGRARWVRRLVAVLAGLALIVTLLGPAILAAIGRWLARPDPLPSEAGVLVVISGDPYGLREEEAARLWREGLAPVILVSGGSIAWETVAAEVMRRHLLRLGLPPEAVRVEPQASSTAENAAFTLPMVEDLGARTVVVVTSNYHVRRTRMTFRRAYGPGGIRVFVHGAPDPGFHPDRWWREGSGREYALLELAKILWYGLHLK from the coding sequence GTGGACCCGGAGTCCGACGTGGCGCCGGTTGAGTCGGGAAGGAGTCAAGAACCGCCGGCGGGGACGCGCGGGCGGGCACGCTGGGTCCGCCGCCTGGTGGCGGTTCTGGCTGGGCTCGCCCTGATCGTGACCTTGCTGGGTCCTGCGATCCTGGCGGCCATCGGGCGGTGGCTGGCACGGCCGGACCCCTTGCCCTCCGAAGCCGGCGTCCTGGTGGTGATCTCGGGGGACCCCTACGGCCTGCGGGAGGAAGAGGCCGCCCGGCTCTGGCGGGAAGGCCTGGCGCCGGTGATCCTCGTCAGTGGCGGCTCGATCGCCTGGGAGACTGTGGCAGCCGAGGTGATGCGCCGGCATCTGCTGCGTCTCGGCCTTCCGCCCGAAGCGGTCCGCGTGGAGCCCCAGGCAAGCAGCACAGCCGAGAACGCGGCCTTCACCCTGCCCATGGTGGAGGACCTGGGCGCCCGCACCGTGGTGGTGGTCACCTCCAACTACCACGTCCGGCGCACCCGCATGACGTTTCGGCGGGCGTACGGGCCCGGGGGCATCCGGGTGTTCGTCCACGGCGCGCCGGACCCCGGCTTCCATCCCGATCGCTGGTGGCGTGAGGGCAGCGGCCGGGAGTACGCCCTGCTGGAGCTCGCCAAGATCCTGTGGTACGGGCTGCACCTCAAGTGA
- a CDS encoding (Fe-S)-binding protein: MTCLADAFFPQVGEAMVRVLHRLGVRLDFPEEQVCCGQPAFNAGYRDAAREVARGLVRAFAGSEAVVAPSGSCAGMIRHSYPELFRGDPMEAEALDLARKTFEFSEYVVGHLGVVDVGARFPTRATYHTSCHMSRLLGVRNPPLELLRHVDGLELVDLPHSEECCGFGGTFSVKMPEVSTAMGRRKADSVVATGAEVLIGSDAGCLMQIGGLLRRQGRSLPVMHVAQVLDGGVKR, from the coding sequence ATCACGTGCCTGGCTGATGCGTTCTTCCCTCAGGTGGGGGAAGCGATGGTCCGGGTCCTCCACCGCCTGGGCGTCCGCCTGGACTTCCCCGAGGAGCAGGTCTGCTGCGGGCAGCCCGCCTTCAACGCCGGGTACCGGGACGCGGCCCGGGAGGTGGCCCGGGGTCTGGTGCGGGCCTTCGCCGGCAGCGAGGCGGTGGTGGCGCCCTCGGGTTCCTGCGCCGGCATGATCCGCCACTCTTACCCCGAGCTCTTCCGGGGCGATCCCATGGAAGCCGAGGCCCTGGATCTGGCCCGCAAGACCTTCGAGTTCTCCGAGTACGTGGTGGGGCACCTCGGCGTGGTGGACGTGGGCGCCCGCTTTCCCACTCGGGCCACGTACCACACGTCGTGCCACATGAGCCGTCTCCTGGGCGTGCGCAACCCGCCGTTGGAGCTGCTCCGCCACGTGGATGGGCTGGAGCTGGTGGACCTGCCCCACTCGGAGGAGTGCTGCGGCTTCGGGGGCACCTTTTCGGTGAAGATGCCTGAGGTGTCCACCGCCATGGGCCGGCGGAAGGCCGACTCCGTCGTGGCTACGGGCGCGGAGGTCCTCATCGGCTCCGACGCGGGCTGCCTCATGCAGATCGGCGGCCTCTTGCGCCGGCAGGGCCGGTCTCTTCCCGTGATGCACGTGGCTCAGGTGCTCGACGGGGGGGTGAAGCGATGA
- a CDS encoding LutB/LldF family L-lactate oxidation iron-sulfur protein: MTPERSRDLNGGVRTRARRALADTGTRQALAATAGRFRGARVQAAAEYGDFDALRDHGQALRAHTIEHLSEYLALLRRQVESAGGHVHFASTAREAVDAVMQVVRQRRARRVTKSKSMVSEEIELNAVLEAEGVRVVETDLGEYIIQLAHEPPFHIIAPALHKTRAQVADLFREQAGAPLPADPTIPQLNAFARERLREEFLQAEIGITGCNFAVAESGSVVLVTNEGNGRMQTTMPPVMITLMGMERVVPTWEDLGVLLELLARSATGQKLSSYTSVVTGPRREGEADGPEEFHLVIVDNGRSRMLGTEFQEALHCIRCGACLNACPVYQQIGGHAYGWVYSGPIGAVITPLMRGIEEWGELAQATSLCGACWEACPVRIPLHDYLVRIRQHEAMGAGRPRHPLEADLIGAWRWLMSRPGRYRRALGAGSRLGGPVTDDGHLKRAAGWLPVLSGWMAQRDFPAPARRPFRERWAQLERELYGPEQGPSERRPAPGNEAGAKEQGGERP, from the coding sequence ATGACGCCCGAGCGCAGCCGTGATCTGAACGGGGGCGTCCGGACCCGGGCGCGCCGCGCGCTGGCCGACACCGGGACCCGCCAGGCCCTGGCCGCGACTGCCGGACGCTTCCGGGGCGCCAGGGTCCAGGCAGCGGCCGAGTACGGCGACTTCGACGCCTTGCGGGACCACGGGCAGGCCCTTCGCGCCCATACCATCGAGCACCTCTCCGAGTACCTGGCCCTCCTGCGCCGCCAGGTGGAGTCCGCGGGCGGCCACGTGCACTTCGCGTCCACAGCCCGGGAGGCCGTGGACGCGGTGATGCAGGTGGTGCGCCAGCGCCGGGCCCGGCGGGTGACCAAGTCCAAGTCCATGGTCTCCGAGGAGATCGAGCTGAACGCCGTCCTGGAGGCCGAGGGCGTGCGGGTGGTGGAGACGGACCTGGGCGAGTACATCATCCAGCTCGCGCACGAGCCGCCCTTCCACATCATCGCCCCCGCCCTCCACAAGACCCGCGCCCAGGTGGCCGATCTCTTCCGGGAGCAGGCGGGGGCCCCTCTGCCGGCGGACCCCACCATTCCCCAGCTCAACGCCTTCGCCCGCGAGAGGCTGCGTGAGGAGTTCCTGCAGGCGGAGATCGGCATCACCGGCTGCAACTTCGCCGTGGCCGAGTCCGGCTCCGTCGTCCTGGTGACCAACGAGGGCAACGGGCGGATGCAGACCACCATGCCGCCGGTGATGATCACCCTCATGGGGATGGAGCGGGTGGTGCCCACCTGGGAGGACCTGGGGGTACTCCTGGAGCTCCTGGCCCGCAGCGCCACGGGGCAGAAGCTCTCGAGCTACACGTCGGTGGTCACGGGGCCGCGGCGGGAGGGCGAGGCCGACGGCCCCGAGGAGTTCCACCTGGTCATCGTGGACAACGGTCGCTCGCGGATGCTCGGCACCGAGTTCCAGGAGGCGCTCCACTGCATCCGCTGCGGCGCCTGCCTGAACGCCTGCCCCGTCTACCAGCAGATCGGGGGGCACGCGTACGGCTGGGTCTACTCGGGGCCCATCGGCGCGGTGATCACACCTCTCATGCGGGGCATCGAGGAGTGGGGCGAGCTGGCCCAGGCCACCAGCCTCTGCGGCGCCTGCTGGGAGGCTTGCCCGGTGCGGATACCCCTCCACGACTACCTGGTCCGCATCCGCCAGCACGAGGCCATGGGCGCCGGTCGGCCGCGGCACCCGCTGGAGGCGGACCTGATCGGCGCCTGGCGCTGGCTCATGAGCCGCCCCGGGCGCTACCGGCGGGCCCTGGGCGCCGGGAGCCGGCTGGGCGGGCCTGTGACCGACGACGGTCACCTGAAGCGCGCCGCCGGGTGGCTCCCCGTCCTGAGTGGCTGGATGGCCCAACGCGACTTCCCTGCGCCAGCCCGTCGCCCCTTCCGAGAGCGCTGGGCGCAGCTGGAGCGGGAGCTGTACGGGCCCGAGCAGGGCCCCTCTGAGCGACGGCCGGCGCCCGGCAACGAGGCCGGAGCGAAGGAGCAGGGAGGTGAACGCCCGTGA
- a CDS encoding LutC/YkgG family protein, translating to MISGHPGPRPAPPPFDEPLFDRFARELEALGGVGRTLRGVAQLHAYLADLIQAAAARDPEGGVPVLRWRDERLEALDLDAALTCAGARVLAWPASREEAARALIGITWAQAAIAFTGTLALEHDAARGRQVSLLPPVHVALFRREALVPHLADYLRRFAGRPEAVPSNLTLVTGPSRTADIEQTLTVGVHGPGEVHALLLE from the coding sequence GTGATCTCCGGACACCCTGGCCCTCGCCCTGCGCCGCCGCCCTTCGACGAACCGCTCTTCGACCGTTTCGCCCGGGAGCTGGAGGCCCTGGGGGGCGTCGGGCGCACCCTCCGTGGCGTCGCCCAGCTCCACGCCTACCTGGCCGATCTGATCCAGGCCGCTGCGGCACGCGATCCGGAAGGGGGTGTGCCGGTGCTCCGGTGGCGCGACGAGCGTCTGGAAGCCCTGGACCTGGACGCCGCCCTGACCTGCGCCGGCGCCCGGGTGCTGGCCTGGCCAGCTTCCCGGGAGGAGGCTGCCCGGGCCCTCATCGGCATCACCTGGGCCCAGGCGGCCATCGCCTTCACGGGCACCCTGGCCCTGGAGCACGACGCGGCCCGGGGCCGGCAGGTGAGCCTGCTCCCGCCGGTGCACGTGGCCCTCTTCCGCCGCGAGGCGCTGGTCCCCCACCTGGCGGACTACCTGCGACGCTTTGCGGGGCGGCCGGAGGCCGTTCCCTCCAACCTCACCCTGGTCACCGGCCCCAGCCGTACCGCCGACATCGAGCAGACCCTCACCGTGGGGGTGCACGGCCCCGGCGAGGTGCACGCGCTGCTCCTGGAGTGA
- a CDS encoding Fpg/Nei family DNA glycosylase yields the protein MPELPELEAVRLFLREVLPGREIVEAQVFRPTVIRCLAGEPFPEAIRGRRFESVGRRGKFLRFGLSDGLEMVINPMLTGRLQWARRGDRRLQKGFFSLLLDGGHELRYSDAKSMGMVYLLPAADLEQIPRFADQGPEADDPNLDLEAFRARLRRFHGEVKSILTNHRFLAGIGNAYADEILFEAGIYPFRRRPSLTVTEVEALHRALVVVLGRGLARAREAITETGEIHLKPRGFFAVHGRPGEPCLRCGRPVSAVRTGRIATHFCRTCQPGSLVRN from the coding sequence GTGCCCGAGCTACCCGAGCTGGAAGCGGTCCGGCTGTTCCTGCGGGAGGTCCTCCCGGGCAGGGAGATCGTGGAGGCGCAGGTCTTCCGCCCCACGGTGATCCGCTGCCTGGCGGGCGAGCCCTTCCCGGAGGCGATCCGCGGCCGCCGCTTCGAATCGGTGGGACGTCGAGGGAAGTTCCTGCGCTTCGGGCTCAGCGACGGCCTGGAGATGGTCATCAACCCCATGCTCACGGGCCGCCTGCAGTGGGCGAGGCGCGGCGACCGGCGCCTGCAGAAAGGCTTCTTCTCGCTCCTCCTGGACGGCGGGCACGAGCTCCGCTACTCGGACGCGAAGAGCATGGGCATGGTCTACCTCCTGCCCGCGGCCGACCTGGAACAGATCCCCCGCTTCGCGGACCAGGGCCCCGAGGCGGACGACCCGAACCTGGACCTGGAAGCCTTCCGGGCCCGCCTCCGCCGCTTCCACGGTGAGGTCAAGTCGATCCTCACCAACCACCGCTTCCTGGCCGGGATCGGCAACGCCTACGCGGACGAGATCCTCTTCGAGGCGGGGATCTACCCCTTCCGGCGACGGCCGAGTCTGACCGTCACCGAGGTGGAGGCGCTCCATCGGGCCCTGGTCGTGGTCCTTGGGCGGGGGCTGGCCCGGGCACGGGAGGCCATCACCGAGACGGGCGAGATCCACCTGAAACCTCGCGGCTTCTTCGCGGTCCACGGGCGGCCGGGCGAGCCCTGCCTCCGGTGCGGCCGTCCCGTCTCGGCGGTGCGGACCGGGCGCATCGCCACCCATTTCTGCCGCACCTGCCAGCCCGGGAGCCTGGTGCGGAACTAG
- a CDS encoding histidinol-phosphatase yields MPADYHMHLEADDLYEDLPHTVARIAEYVEAARRAGVDEIGISEHCHRFRAFRPIMAHLFEGATGQHPHVVAWLSSDFRHELNRYVEVVLDARRQGLPVRLGLEVDYLPDREEAIARALDGIPWDYVLGSVHFVDGASIDSSPEITWPGTPVERLWRRYFEHLAQAAASGLFTCLAHPDLPKKFGFRSDPFPWDAFEPVVEAAAATGTGFEVNTAGLRKPAREIYPAQELLAAATQRGLPIQLGSDAHRPEEVGAGFAEALRWARDAGATALTRRAGRRAVPELLGGSLRDR; encoded by the coding sequence ATGCCCGCGGACTACCACATGCACCTGGAGGCCGACGACCTCTACGAGGACCTGCCCCACACGGTGGCGCGGATCGCAGAGTACGTCGAGGCGGCCCGCCGGGCCGGGGTGGACGAGATCGGCATCAGCGAGCACTGCCACCGCTTCCGGGCTTTCCGGCCGATCATGGCCCACCTCTTCGAGGGTGCCACCGGCCAGCATCCCCACGTGGTCGCGTGGCTCTCGTCGGACTTCCGCCATGAGCTGAACCGGTACGTCGAGGTCGTGCTGGATGCCCGGCGCCAGGGCCTTCCCGTCCGCCTGGGTCTGGAGGTGGACTACCTCCCCGACCGGGAGGAGGCGATCGCCCGGGCCCTGGATGGGATTCCGTGGGACTACGTGCTCGGTTCTGTCCACTTCGTCGACGGCGCATCCATTGACTCGAGCCCCGAGATCACCTGGCCCGGCACCCCCGTGGAGCGTCTCTGGCGGCGGTACTTCGAGCACCTGGCCCAGGCGGCGGCCAGCGGCCTCTTTACCTGCCTGGCTCACCCAGACCTGCCCAAGAAGTTCGGCTTCCGGTCCGATCCCTTCCCATGGGATGCTTTCGAGCCGGTCGTCGAGGCCGCAGCGGCCACCGGAACCGGCTTCGAGGTGAACACCGCCGGGCTACGGAAGCCCGCGCGGGAAATCTATCCCGCCCAGGAGCTCCTCGCCGCCGCCACCCAACGGGGCCTGCCGATCCAGCTGGGCTCCGACGCCCACCGTCCTGAAGAGGTGGGCGCCGGATTCGCCGAGGCGCTGCGCTGGGCCCGAGACGCCGGGGCGACCGCCCTCACCCGCCGGGCCGGGAGGCGCGCCGTGCCCGAGCTGCTCGGGGGGTCGCTCAGGGACCGATGA